From the genome of Laspinema palackyanum D2c:
CAACTTGCTCTAAGCTAATTTGGTCCGTTTGGACCAGATCACGATAAACTCCGGCCCCATCTTTAAAAGCATCAACATTACTGGGTGCGAAGGCAAGACGGGCGATAAATTCTCGTTCGAGTTGAACTCCGGCGACATCTCCGGCGAGTTCGATCGCCCGGGCGGCATAGCGGAGAATTTGCACCCCTTCCGGACGGGAAAGTTCTTCAAAGAACCAACCGCAACTGGTGTACATTAGCAGGCTATGACGCTGCATTTCCAGCAGGCGCAGGCCGTCTACTTGTTCTAGGGGAGTGAGGGGGCGAGTTTGATGGTGTCGAAAGAAGCGGTCAATATTTTCCGGGGAGCGATCGCGGACAATTTTGATATATTCATCCCGGGCCTGCCAGGGGTCTAAGAACAGGTGACGACCTTGTTCTTCATAGATGTCCGTGAGTTGATCCCGCAACCAGTTGAGGGAGTCGCGCAGGGGACGCCGCCATTTTTGATGCCAACTGCCACCGCCAGCGCAACCACAATCATCCTGCCAGCGATCGACGCCATGAGCGCAACTCCAAGCCGTGACGGGTTTGAGTTGGACTTCCCAGGCGGGGGGACTGATGCTCAAATAATGGGCAAAGTTGGTGACGGTCCAGCCATGTTTGGGGAATTCGCTAACGAAGGCGTAGGCGAGACATTTTTCGGTTCCGCCCTTGTGGTGACCGAAGGTTTCGCCGTCGGTGGCGACGGAGAGCAACTGACTGGGGCGACCATCCCCTTGAATGGCTAACCCTAAGCGTCCGAGGAGGTTATGGGAATTGTTCAGGAGGTCATCAAAGCCCATATCTCGGGAAATCGGACCATCGTAGAAGAAGATATCGATGGATTTCCGGTTGTCTCCCTCTTGGGTGTCTCCCCCTTGGGGATCAGGGAGAAAACAGCGATAAGGCCGGGTGGGATCAATTTGTGCACCGCCGACTTCGATCCAGTCCGGTTCAGGTTCTCCTTCAGGGGGGATCATGCGGCAGCGTTGGGCTTGGGAGGGGGCCAGAATAATAAATTTAATGCCTTCGGCAACTAGGGCTTCGAGGGTGGGGTAGTCTACGGCAGTTTCTGCTAACCACATTCCCTCGGGATCACGTCCAAAGCGGGATCGGAAGTCTTCTTTACCCCAGCGAATTTGGGTGTATTTATCCCGTTCGTTGGCGAGGGGAATAATGATGTGGTTGTAGACTTGGGCGATCGCATTGCCATGACCGTTGAGACGCTGTGCACTTTTGCGATCGGCTTCGATGATGCGATTGTACACTTCCATGTCATAGCGTTCCAGCCATGTCATTAAAGTCGCACCGATATTAAAGCTGAGATATTCATAGTTATTGACGATCCCCACTACTTCTCCAGAGTCGTTGAAGACTCGGGCGTAGGCATTCGGACGATAGCATTCGTGATAAATCCGCTCGTTCCAGTCGTGAAAGGGGGAGGCACTCGGTTGTCGCTCGATCGCATCTAAATAGGGGTTTTCTCGCGGGGGTTGGTAAAAATGTCCATGAATCGAGACATACACACCCGTGGCGGTTTTGATGGGATCAACTTTGGCCGGTTCGGTCCGAGTTCCTGGGGTTTTTTCTGGAGTTAGGGTGGATAAGGTCGGATTCAGCATAATTGCTGTGTCGGATGGGGTTGTCATACTGTTAGATCTACAACTAAACAATCGATAAAATCTATCTTTAGGCAGGCGATCGCTAGGGTACAGAGTGTTGGATTAAGTGCAGGCAATTTTAAGCAAGTAGCGTGGCGATCGCAAAGGCCATGACCAACTTGGTACAAACCACCTTGCTCTGCGCCTCAACGGTGATAGTCCTTGCTTGTACCTCATGCTCTCGGGCTATCTCTGGGGCGATCGCTGTTCTATCCGTTTTCTGCTATGAAGCTATCTGTCGGCACTATAACCGATCCCCATTGCAAATAGTGTGACTCCTGTCTTAATTTCACACTTCAAAACAAATCTTTATTTTCTGAAACTTGCAAATCAAAATGTCTATGCTATAATCCGCTACTCAAGAGTTCCCTAGGGGTTTATCTCTTGATCATGAATACATCTAAACCCAAGGTTAGGCGCTTTTGTGCTACAACAGGTTTCGTTATGACTGAACAAATTCTGAACTCCTAGTCTAATTACCTAGCCAAGGCCGGAGGCAAGGGATAGAAGGGGCGGGACGTGAACCCGCCTTGTCTTGAAGCCAGTCCACTCATGCAGGCCAATTTCAAGACAGTCTATCAGCTAAACTCTGAGGAGAACTGCCAGATCAACCGGACTAAAACTCTCATGCGATCGGTCGTTTCCCTCCCTAGACTCGGACCTCAAAAGCCCGGTTAACGGCTAGGAATCCCCGCTAAAACAGACCCGATTCTCCCGGTTCAATTCCCACTCATTTTCTTACTGAAACCTAACCAATTTGATGTCCCTCAAAAACATTATTTTCATCGGTTTACTTGTCTTTGTCCCCATTTCCATTGCCGGTCATTTTCTCGAATGGGGACCGTTAACCATTTTTTTAACCGCTTGTTTGGGAATTATTCCCTTAGCTGCTTGGATGGGAACCGCCACGGAAGAAATTGCGGTGGTTGTCGGTCCCAATATTGGGGGATTACTGAATGCCACCTTTGGCAATGCCACTGAATTAATTATCGCCTTGGTTGCCCTCAATGCTGGCTTAATCAATGTTGTCAAAGCCAGCATTACCGGGTCAATTATTAGTAACCTACTCCTCGTTATGGGGTTTTCCATGCTGCTGGGAGGACTGAGGTACAAAGAACAAGTATTTCAACCAATTGTCGCCCGGTTGAATGCCTCGGTGATGACGCTGGCGGTAATTGCCATGTTACTGCCCACAGCGGTAGAGTTCACCTCCACCGGCATCGCAGAAAAGACCATGCAGCAACTCTCAACCTGCGTGGCGATCGTCTTAATCCTGGTTTATGTCTTAACCCTGGTGTTTTCCATGAAAACCCATGCCTACCTCTGTGATGTTGGGGAAGCAGAGTTAGAAGGGGAAGAAGGTGAACCTGTCAAACCGCCGAATGTCTTGTTATGGACGGGGGTACTATTAGCCTGCACCCTGATGGTAGCTGTTGAATCAGAATTGTTAGTTGCTTCCCTAGAAGAAGCTACTTCTCTATTGGGATTAACGGCACTCTTTACCGGGGTAATTGTCGTTCCCATTATTGGCAATGCCGCAGAACACGCTACAGCAGTTACAGTGGCGATGAAGAATAAGATGGACCTCTCTGTATCCGTGGCCCTGGGGTCAAGTTTGCAAATTGCCTTGTTTGTTGCGCCCGTGTTAGTCATTGCCGGTTATATCCTGGATAAACCGATGGATTTGAACTTCAACCCCTTTGAACTGGTGGCGGTTGCGGTATCGGTGGTGATTGCTAATTCGGTCAGTTCTGATGGCCGTTCTGATTGGCTGGAGGGGACTTTGCTCCTGGCAACTTATCTCGTGTTGGGATTAGCATTTTACTTCCATCCGGAGATTGCAGGGATTGGTTAAAAATTTGGCATTGGGTTAAAAGAGTTCGATAAAATCAGGGTGAGCATTGCTCCCCTTTTTTTTTGCCTAGAGGGGTTTGGGGTTGGCGCGTTTGAACCCGTTAGGAGATCGATCGCCCGGTTCTATCATTCTCAGCAATGATGCAGGCAGACTTATACCGCAACCCAAGTGTCGAGAATCCCACCTATACTACAGATAGTGGTTTTCTGAATTTGCGATCGGCCCAAGTCTCGACCTTACCCGCTCAATCCAGCCCCCAAGCGCTTATGAGCTATTGCATTAACCCCGCCTGTCCTTCCCCCCACAATTCGGATCACAAACTCTTCTGTCTCAGTTGTGGGATGCAATTGCTGCTGAACCGTCGCTATCGTCCAGTCAAAGCCCTCAGTTCTGGGGGCTTTAGCGTCATTTATCAAGTCGATGACCAAGGCTTCCCAAAAGTCCTCAAAGTCCTCAACCTTACCCAATTTACCACCCTCCAAGCCCAAAAAAAAGCCGTTTCCCTGTTTGAACGAGAAGCGCGGGTCCTCAGTGAACTCCATCGCCCAGGGATTCCCTACATGGAACCCTCGGCTTATTTTACGATCGCCCCTCCGAACTACAAAACTCCCTTACACTGTCTCGTC
Proteins encoded in this window:
- a CDS encoding DUF3536 domain-containing protein; the encoded protein is MTTPSDTAIMLNPTLSTLTPEKTPGTRTEPAKVDPIKTATGVYVSIHGHFYQPPRENPYLDAIERQPSASPFHDWNERIYHECYRPNAYARVFNDSGEVVGIVNNYEYLSFNIGATLMTWLERYDMEVYNRIIEADRKSAQRLNGHGNAIAQVYNHIIIPLANERDKYTQIRWGKEDFRSRFGRDPEGMWLAETAVDYPTLEALVAEGIKFIILAPSQAQRCRMIPPEGEPEPDWIEVGGAQIDPTRPYRCFLPDPQGGDTQEGDNRKSIDIFFYDGPISRDMGFDDLLNNSHNLLGRLGLAIQGDGRPSQLLSVATDGETFGHHKGGTEKCLAYAFVSEFPKHGWTVTNFAHYLSISPPAWEVQLKPVTAWSCAHGVDRWQDDCGCAGGGSWHQKWRRPLRDSLNWLRDQLTDIYEEQGRHLFLDPWQARDEYIKIVRDRSPENIDRFFRHHQTRPLTPLEQVDGLRLLEMQRHSLLMYTSCGWFFEELSRPEGVQILRYAARAIELAGDVAGVQLEREFIARLAFAPSNVDAFKDGAGVYRDLVQTDQISLEQVAAHYAISGLFTSYGPQQRVYCYDAYQRDYQLQRMGPLTLGVGQLQLVSEITRESVDLVFAVLHLGGWDFHCSIQPFTGRRAYTQMKEHLFGVLQEASAAHAILAMNEHFDGKSYNLRDLFAEERHRIMRLLSQETLMRLDQLYSQVYRDNYGIMMGFHRDELPVPKELQVAAEIALGHRCMESVLGLEQELGIAQGDGQVMSGHLGELEAIATEAEHTRCHLYLPEAKVILERSILRSLWDLLHEAQPELLEADIQRLERLIAVGQRLNLGLSLERSQELYFYWLTGQLDRHGLPSLDTTIASGSAESFAVSPGDPVQLRRLLLLGQTLRVHVSPQLEQLR
- the cax gene encoding calcium/proton exchanger; translated protein: MSLKNIIFIGLLVFVPISIAGHFLEWGPLTIFLTACLGIIPLAAWMGTATEEIAVVVGPNIGGLLNATFGNATELIIALVALNAGLINVVKASITGSIISNLLLVMGFSMLLGGLRYKEQVFQPIVARLNASVMTLAVIAMLLPTAVEFTSTGIAEKTMQQLSTCVAIVLILVYVLTLVFSMKTHAYLCDVGEAELEGEEGEPVKPPNVLLWTGVLLACTLMVAVESELLVASLEEATSLLGLTALFTGVIVVPIIGNAAEHATAVTVAMKNKMDLSVSVALGSSLQIALFVAPVLVIAGYILDKPMDLNFNPFELVAVAVSVVIANSVSSDGRSDWLEGTLLLATYLVLGLAFYFHPEIAGIG